One Gymnogyps californianus isolate 813 unplaced genomic scaffold, ASM1813914v2 HiC_scaffold_444, whole genome shotgun sequence genomic window, CCTGGGGGCCAGCCCAGTCCTGAGGAACATCTCCCACTCCCGGGAGTTCAACAGCCACAGGACCAGTGAGCAGAGGGGTCAGAGGGAGCCCGAGGACAAGGTGAGGCGGGCAGCGAGGCCGGGGGccggggaaggggcagggggatgcTAACGGTGTGCCCCCCCACCGCCGCAGGAGGGGTTTGTCTTCAAGAAGCCGCAGAGGCCGGGTCAGCGCAGCCAGCTGCCCACCGGCGATGGGGCTGCGGAGAGGGACCCCTTTGCCCAGAGACCCGGCTCTGCACCCAACCTGCTGgtgagaggggctggggggggtctgggggggCACCGGGGATGGGTGGTCCCgctgcaggggctgctgagCCCGAGACCTGCTGCTCCAACCTCCACGTTTGCCCTGGGGGACCCATGGATGTGGGAGCTgaaggggttggggggggtgtCACAGCCTGGGGGGGATTGTGGGGACACCCTGTCTCCAAAGAGGGCTGGTGTAGGGCTGGCCCCACTCCTGAGCTGTGGGCCGTGTCCTCCCCAGTTCGACACCCCCGAGAAGGAAAATGTCCCCGAAGGTGAGAGCCCCATCGTACTGCGCCGGTGCTCCTTGACGTCCTCCATGTCTGAGGAGGAAGACGATGGCTTCATGGAGATTCTGGATGAGGAGGAGATGAAGGTAGGGAGGGCTCCTACACCTGTGGAGTTGGATGGACCCTGGGCATGGGGTCCATCCCTGCCTGGGGGGGTGGGAAGCAGCCGGTGGGACTCATCCCCTTCACactttcctctgcctctctcccacGGCCCTCCTGGCTTCCGCCCCGGCAGAGCGATGCCGATGTGCCGCAGGGGATGGAGAACCTGCTGACCGCGCCGCtggtgaggaaggaggaggcagagccgGTATGTGGGAGCCTTGGGGGGTGGATGGAGCCCCAGGCTTACCCCCCCTGGGGGTCTCCAAGGGGTGATCTGGGGGTGAGGGTCCCTGGCGAAGGGGCTGGTTGGTGAGCAGCACCAGCCTGGGGGCTGTGGGCTCGTCCTGGACTACCGGAGTGGGACCTTTGTTCCCCCCACCCtcagggtggtggtggtgggggggggatgcagggggaTGCCAGACCCCCAGGGAGCAACACGGGCTCTCCCCGTGCAGCGTCCCGTGAAGCGCAGCAAGTGCCGGCAGCTCTTCCGCTCGCCCTCGATGCCCAGCAGTGTCATCAGGCCCATCTTGAAGCGGATAGACCGGCCCCAGGACAGGGACACCCCCATCAAGACCAAGCGGCGGAGGAGCGTGGCCGGTACCCCCAGCGAGGAGGTGGTGGCGGAGCCGGTGGGTGATGGGGAAACCTTGGGGCGAGGTATCCTTGCCACGGTCCAGTCCGTCCCCGGCGGGACTGCCCCgtgccccggctctgctggaGCCCTCACTAacgccgggggggggggatgtctGTGGTTTGCGTCTCCGCAGAAAGCGCGGCTGCTGCGCTCCAGGTCCTTCTGCCACGAGGAGATTGAGAACTTGCTGGCCAACGACCACCGGGAGCTCATCGGGGACTTCTCCAAGGTAGGGCCACGGGGATGCTGCAGGCCTGGGGGTGctgccccccttcccctgcaacAGAGGCACCGTCAGCGGAGCCCTGCGCCAGTGCGAGAGCCCAAACCCAGCTGGTGGCCCTTGCCTGGGGACAAGGGGACTTGGGGCTGTGACTTTTTCCAGTCCCCGTAGCACACGAAGAGCCCAACCACTGCTCCTCCAGTGCTGGCGCCGTGCGGCAGCCACATCTCTCCTGGGTGGACTcgcgtgccccccccccccccagggagCAGACCTTGCAGGCGGGGGGAGCGGGTGACAGCCCCTTCCCCGGGAGGTCTCCCCGGGACAGATCCTGACCCAGCACCCCACCTCTCCTCCAGGCTTACCTCCTGCAGACGGTGGAGGGGAAGCACCAGGACCTGAAGTACATTTCCCCCGAAATGGTAAGGGAGCTGCAGCCTCGCCCCGAAAGCCCCCCGTggggctgcctgcctggcccCCCCACACCCCGTGTCTGTCCCCCCATCCCCTgtcgtgtgtgtcccccccccctcGGTGACGGGCTCCCCCCGCAGATGGTGGCGGTGCTGACGGGGCAGTTCAGCAGCCTCATCGAGAGCTGCGTGATCGTGGACTGCAGGTACCCCTACGAGTACGAGGGTGGCCACATCAAGGTGAGAACCGCTGCTGCGCCCctcagggatggggtggggggggagtcTTAAACCCATCAAACCCCCCAAAGGTGCTGAGTCCCCCCCCAAAGGTTCTGAGTCCCCCCCGAGGGGCTGAGCAGCCTCCCCAAAGGTgctgaggcaggaggaaaggtgACGGTGCCCCAGTAGATGGGATGatgctggggggaggggggggaaggctggggcAGTGTACTGAGCCCCCCCCAGATGAAACGGGAGGCGGGGGGGATGAAGgtgcctcctctccctccccagggcgCCGTCAACCTGCCGATGGAGCAGGACGTGGAGGAGTTCCTGCTGAAGAAGCCCATCGTGCCCTTCGACGCCAGCAAGAGGGTGATCGTCATCTTCCACTGCGAGTTCTCCTCTGAGAGGGGGCCCAGGATgtgagctggggggggggggacacgggatGACACACGCTGGGGTCTGCTGGACCCCCGGGCACGGCTGGGTGCTGGCTCGGTGACACCCCCTGCCGCAGCCCCTTCCCATCGCCTTCCCCTGTCCCCCCAGGTGCCGGTTCGTCAGGGAGAAGGACCGAGCCTGTAACGAGTACCCCCACCTCCACTACCCCGAGCTCTACGTCTTGAAGGGGGGGTACCGGGAGTTCTTCCCCCAGTACCAGGTGAGCCCCCccccgtgtgtgtgtgtgtgtgtgggagggtGTCCCTGGCAGGAGGGCAAGGGCTCGGGGGGGAAAcaccctctccccctccccaaaccctgccctgtggggctggggggggaaggagggggtcTGGCTCTGAGCATCCTCCATGAGGATGGTACCTCCAGGGGCAGGGGACTGCGCCCGGGGGTCCTGGGGCGTGCTGGGTTTGCccctgggtgggggggggctgggggcttcGCTGTGGGTGCTGACAGGGCTGTGGGTGCCCAGACACACTGCGAGCCCCAGGACTATCGCCCCATGCACCACGAGGACTTCAAGGAGGACCTACGAAGGTTCCGCCTGAAGAGCCGTACCTGGGCGGGCGAGCGCAGCAAGCGGGAGCTCTACAGCCGCCTCAAGAACTTCTGATGGCTCCGGGGGACCCCCGTAGCCCCCCCACCCACCCTGGGGGCTGCCATCGGGCAACAGCCCCCAGCCCAAAACCTGGCCACCCACAGCCCTCCTGACCCCTCAgcagcaggggtggggggcCATGGTTGTGGTTTTACCCCTTTTTACCCTAaaaagggtttgggtttttacCCTAAATGGTGGCTGGGGGCTGTAgtggggagcggggagggggggggaacgCCCGGGATGGCTCCATCCAGCCCAGGCTGTAAATCACTGCCAGGTTCAACCTTGCtctggggcagaggggggggGGTCAGGG contains:
- the CDC25B gene encoding M-phase inducer phosphatase 2, which codes for GASPVLRNISHSREFNSHRTSEQRGQREPEDKEGFVFKKPQRPGQRSQLPTGDGAAERDPFAQRPGSAPNLLFDTPEKENVPEGESPIVLRRCSLTSSMSEEEDDGFMEILDEEEMKSDADVPQGMENLLTAPLVRKEEAEPRPVKRSKCRQLFRSPSMPSSVIRPILKRIDRPQDRDTPIKTKRRRSVAGTPSEEVVAEPKARLLRSRSFCHEEIENLLANDHRELIGDFSKAYLLQTVEGKHQDLKYISPEMMVAVLTGQFSSLIESCVIVDCRYPYEYEGGHIKGAVNLPMEQDVEEFLLKKPIVPFDASKRVIVIFHCEFSSERGPRMCRFVREKDRACNEYPHLHYPELYVLKGGYREFFPQYQTHCEPQDYRPMHHEDFKEDLRRFRLKSRTWAGERSKRELYSRLKNF